From Paenibacillus sp. PvR098:
AATTCCATATACGGGACGATTTACTTGGTCCGCCAGTCTTAATACATTAAGAGTTAAGGTTTCGTTTAGATCGAGTTCCAAAACGATGTGAGTAGAGCGTTTAATGATTTCTTCACCATTTTTTAGAAAAAGATTCTCTAAGGTAGCTAAGTTAGGCATTTGAGAAACGGATCCGGCTAAATCTCCATGTTCATCTAAAATAGCCAACCACATTCCCATGCCTTCACTAGGTGTTGATTTTAAATATTCCGTATTGATTCCCGCTACTACTAGTCTTTTTTTGATTTCCTCACCTAAGCCTGTATCATCTACTGTTGAGACAAAGGCAACGGGAAGTTCTAAATTCACCATGTTTTCGGCAACATTTCTTCCCACGCCTCCATGGACAAATCCAATGGTTCCAAGGTTTCTGCCGGTGGGGTTATAGTTTTGCTGGGCAAAGCCTTTGCAATCAACAAATATCGTTCCTATTACAGACACGAAGGATGTCATCAATTAAATCTCCTTTTAAGAAAAGTAAAAATATATCAACTGTAATTATACAAGATATTAAGGAAATATAAATCTATAAGTGAAGTATTTCCGTGAACAAGCCTAACCTTGTCTGCATAATCGTCCAAGTCCCCACATAGACATGTTATCAAGTTGAGTTTGATTATGTCGTGGAGGGGATGGAGCTATGCGTCGGTTCACGTGGGTGGTGGCCCTTGTGATGATTTGCTTGAGCGTGGTGGTCAGCGGTTGCGGCCTGGTTGGGAAGAAGGATGCGGGTTCGGTTGTCAAGGATTTGGATGGCGTGAGGAGCAAGCTGCAGAGCTATCACGGTAAAGGCAAGATGACGCTGAATACGGGGCAGGAGCCGCAGGAGTATGATGTAGAGGTTTGCTACATGGAGCCTTCCTACTATCGGATTGTGCTGACGAATGCGAAGAAAGATATTACCCAGATTGTGCTTCGCAATGATGATGGGGTGTTCGTTC
This genomic window contains:
- a CDS encoding PfkB family carbohydrate kinase, with the translated sequence MTSFVSVIGTIFVDCKGFAQQNYNPTGRNLGTIGFVHGGVGRNVAENMVNLELPVAFVSTVDDTGLGEEIKKRLVVAGINTEYLKSTPSEGMGMWLAILDEHGDLAGSVSQMPNLATLENLFLKNGEEIIKRSTHIVLELDLNETLTLNVLRLADQVNRPVYGIPGNLDVIMKNPTILQRLDCFICNNIEAEKIISDSFNDLDVEGKIQKLREYVDIHKLASMVVTLGEEGSIYYDSKSNESGYQPVFPVKLVDSTGAGDAFFSGTVMGLARGLKLSEAVICGTKVAGWTIEFKENNCPELKERFKKDEVFQSLFVK